In a single window of the Falsibacillus pallidus genome:
- the comGD gene encoding competence type IV pilus minor pilin ComGD, with product MKHLVPTGMRYRSELMELFPPREADENGFTLIEMMVVLSVFTVIMAAGLTKMERIPSVLEREFFISELKADLYYAQSYAVSRKETVYIKFYSASDQYRAYRIRDNKVLFDKKLPDSVDLLDSNLQSFMISGDGDISKFGTLNFSVYQKVVHMKIFIGKGRFVVQ from the coding sequence ATGAAACATCTTGTGCCAACGGGGATGAGGTATCGATCGGAGCTGATGGAACTGTTTCCACCACGGGAAGCTGACGAGAATGGATTTACTTTAATTGAAATGATGGTTGTCCTTTCCGTTTTCACTGTAATTATGGCCGCTGGTTTAACCAAAATGGAAAGAATACCTTCTGTACTTGAAAGGGAGTTCTTTATTTCCGAATTGAAAGCAGATTTATATTATGCCCAGTCATATGCTGTCAGCCGGAAGGAAACGGTTTATATAAAATTTTACAGTGCCTCGGATCAATATCGTGCCTACAGAATCAGGGATAATAAGGTGCTTTTTGATAAAAAGCTCCCTGACAGTGTCGATCTATTAGACTCCAATTTACAGTCATTCATGATTTCAGGTGATGGTGATATAAGCAAATTTGGCACGTTGAATTTCAGTGTGTATCAAAAAGTTGTTCATATGAAAATTTTTATCGGAAAGGGGCGATTTGTTGTTCAATAA
- a CDS encoding DEAD/DEAH box helicase: MPIKIEFDASWSEGLSERFANDGPWGNWDLFHLAVEVERHLIIPEFEGLQAPKHLSHLTPLPHQLEVARQVVENMNGKAILADEVGLGKTIEAGLILKEYMIRGLVKKVLILVPASLVSQWAFELNTKFHIPAVAQKKDYVWDQCDCVVSSIDTAKRPPHREKIYEQDYDLIIIDEAHKLKNHKTKNYEFVQNLKKKFCLLLTATPIQNKIEEVFHLVSLLKPGHLGNESIFSEKYKKGDQSIQDDEHLRELVNKVMIRNRRSDTGIEWTKRHVQTIPIEFSKEERELYDSFQILKSHHDFIATSPFSIMTLQREACSSREAVFFTLKNMIEKTENPSRAYQDKIAHLFQKVDAVAKNSKAEKVLELVQQINDKVIIFTEYRATQLYLQWYLKQHGISSVPFRGGFKRGKKDWMRELFQNHAQVLIATEAGGEGINLQFCHHMINFDLPWNPMRLEQRIGRVHRLGQEEDVHIYNFATKNTVEEHILKILYEKINLFERVIGELDDILTKLEFGKIEDHLADIFGNSRSEGEMNIKMENLTAMIQFAETYGKDEARHAAARNTSIS, from the coding sequence ATGCCTATTAAAATAGAGTTTGATGCCTCCTGGTCGGAAGGATTATCTGAGCGGTTCGCCAATGATGGCCCATGGGGGAATTGGGACTTGTTCCACTTAGCAGTAGAAGTGGAGCGGCATCTCATCATACCGGAATTTGAAGGTCTCCAGGCACCTAAACATCTTTCCCATTTGACTCCGCTTCCCCATCAGCTGGAAGTCGCCAGGCAGGTGGTGGAAAATATGAACGGAAAAGCCATTCTGGCAGATGAAGTCGGACTTGGAAAAACGATTGAAGCCGGACTTATATTAAAAGAATACATGATTCGGGGACTGGTCAAGAAAGTGCTGATCCTCGTCCCTGCTTCCCTTGTATCGCAATGGGCATTTGAATTGAATACGAAATTCCATATTCCTGCAGTTGCCCAAAAGAAAGATTATGTCTGGGACCAGTGCGACTGCGTCGTATCCTCCATCGATACAGCGAAACGGCCGCCGCATCGGGAAAAGATCTATGAACAGGATTATGACCTCATCATCATCGATGAAGCTCATAAACTAAAAAACCACAAAACCAAGAATTATGAATTTGTCCAAAATCTCAAGAAAAAATTCTGTCTGCTGCTAACTGCCACCCCTATTCAAAATAAGATTGAGGAAGTGTTTCATCTAGTCTCCCTCTTGAAGCCTGGCCATTTAGGCAATGAATCTATTTTCTCAGAGAAATATAAAAAGGGAGATCAGTCCATCCAGGATGATGAACATTTAAGAGAACTCGTCAATAAAGTCATGATCCGAAATAGAAGGTCTGATACAGGCATTGAGTGGACAAAACGGCACGTCCAAACGATTCCGATTGAATTCAGTAAAGAAGAAAGGGAGCTTTATGATTCTTTCCAAATTCTGAAAAGCCATCATGATTTCATTGCAACAAGTCCCTTCTCCATCATGACCTTGCAAAGAGAAGCCTGCAGCAGCCGGGAAGCAGTCTTCTTCACATTAAAAAATATGATTGAAAAGACAGAGAATCCTTCACGGGCTTATCAAGACAAAATAGCCCATCTTTTTCAGAAAGTTGATGCAGTCGCGAAAAATTCCAAAGCGGAAAAAGTTCTGGAGCTGGTTCAGCAAATCAATGATAAAGTTATCATATTCACGGAGTATCGTGCGACACAGCTTTACTTGCAATGGTACCTGAAACAGCATGGAATCAGTTCAGTTCCATTTCGCGGCGGTTTTAAGAGAGGAAAAAAAGACTGGATGCGTGAACTGTTTCAAAACCATGCCCAAGTGCTGATTGCAACTGAAGCGGGCGGTGAGGGAATCAACCTGCAGTTCTGCCATCATATGATCAACTTTGATCTCCCTTGGAATCCGATGAGATTGGAACAGAGAATCGGAAGGGTCCATCGGTTGGGCCAGGAAGAAGATGTTCATATATACAACTTTGCAACTAAAAATACAGTGGAAGAACATATCTTGAAGATCCTTTATGAAAAAATCAACCTATTCGAAAGAGTCATCGGAGAACTAGATGATATTTTAACCAAGTTGGAATTTGGAAAAATCGAGGACCATTTAGCTGATATCTTTGGCAATTCCCGATCTGAGGGTGAGATGAATATCAAAATGGAGAATCTCACCGCCATGATTCAATTTGCAGAAACCTATGGGAAGGATGAAGCCCGCCATGCAGCAGCAAGAAATACATCAATTTCTTGA
- the comGC gene encoding competence type IV pilus major pilin ComGC, with the protein MKNEKGFTLVEMMIVLLIISILLFITIPNITKHTASINDKGCKAFVNMVQGQVEAYYMENKSYPATVEELQGAGYLRENETSCANGDEVSIGADGTVSTTGS; encoded by the coding sequence ATGAAGAATGAAAAGGGATTTACTTTGGTGGAAATGATGATTGTCTTATTGATTATTTCCATCCTGTTATTTATCACGATCCCCAATATCACAAAGCATACGGCTTCAATCAATGACAAAGGGTGCAAAGCATTTGTCAATATGGTCCAGGGACAGGTAGAAGCTTATTATATGGAGAATAAATCCTATCCTGCCACGGTGGAGGAACTGCAAGGGGCTGGGTATTTAAGGGAGAATGAAACATCTTGTGCCAACGGGGATGAGGTATCGATCGGAGCTGATGGAACTGTTTCCACCACGGGAAGCTGA
- a CDS encoding shikimate kinase, whose amino-acid sequence MNTKIIYLVGYMGAGKTTVGERLANLLGETVYDTDKMIIEKEGCSIQDIFSRYGEEHFRHLETEILKETSMLKGVITTGGGMVLKEENRELMKSSGTVIFLECNPMVIFSRIKGDAERPLLQNKNEIEFSSLYEKRKPYYEKSAHIIIDTSNSSIDEVVSEIEKRLNRR is encoded by the coding sequence ATGAACACGAAAATTATTTACTTAGTTGGCTACATGGGGGCTGGAAAGACAACAGTAGGCGAGAGACTGGCGAATCTTTTGGGTGAAACGGTTTATGATACTGATAAAATGATCATTGAAAAGGAAGGCTGCAGCATTCAGGATATTTTCAGCCGGTATGGGGAAGAGCATTTTCGCCATTTGGAAACGGAAATCCTGAAAGAAACATCAATGTTAAAGGGGGTCATCACAACTGGCGGTGGGATGGTATTAAAAGAAGAAAACAGGGAACTCATGAAATCCTCCGGTACGGTCATATTTTTGGAATGCAATCCAATGGTCATCTTTTCGCGTATTAAAGGTGATGCAGAGCGGCCATTATTACAGAATAAAAACGAAATAGAGTTTTCCAGCCTTTATGAAAAAAGAAAGCCTTACTACGAAAAATCCGCCCACATTATTATCGATACCTCCAATTCATCAATCGACGAAGTTGTATCAGAAATAGAGAAGCGGTTAAATCGCAGGTAA
- the comGF gene encoding competence type IV pilus minor pilin ComGF, with translation MNEKGFTLVESLMVLLVFTIICSFLPLIFSAYHSFRSFDPGIDYEWELFMIQLRNEVHQSESVSESEGRIILQTSQGEVLYEKYQNVIRRRVNQLGHEIVLQDIQSSELKLDLNQVVISIQFTDGERRSGSIALKSFAEGGSINE, from the coding sequence ATGAATGAGAAGGGTTTTACTCTCGTTGAATCATTGATGGTCCTCCTGGTTTTTACTATCATCTGCAGTTTCCTGCCTTTGATTTTTTCTGCTTATCACTCATTTCGTTCCTTTGATCCAGGGATAGACTACGAGTGGGAGTTGTTTATGATTCAATTGCGAAATGAGGTCCATCAATCAGAGAGTGTTTCGGAGAGTGAGGGAAGAATCATACTCCAAACATCCCAGGGAGAAGTTTTATATGAAAAATATCAAAACGTGATCAGAAGAAGAGTGAATCAGCTCGGGCATGAAATTGTCCTGCAGGATATACAGTCGTCAGAATTAAAACTCGATCTCAATCAGGTAGTGATTTCGATTCAGTTTACTGATGGGGAAAGGCGCTCCGGCTCGATTGCACTTAAATCTTTCGCTGAAGGAGGAAGCATCAATGAATGA
- a CDS encoding YqzE family protein: protein MSTNDYVKFITQTFVKHFDQPVAERREQRSIRKDQRPSLLFQWFGVIPYAFIMMFKKKKV from the coding sequence ATGTCTACAAATGATTATGTAAAGTTTATCACTCAAACTTTCGTGAAACATTTTGATCAGCCTGTCGCTGAGCGGAGGGAGCAGAGAAGCATCAGAAAAGATCAGAGGCCCTCTTTGCTCTTTCAGTGGTTCGGCGTCATTCCATATGCATTTATCATGATGTTCAAAAAGAAAAAAGTCTGA
- a CDS encoding YqhG family protein — protein MQQQEIHQFLEQYFLANKCELTGSGNGYLEVQLTIDMDKELMNRPFYWHYLEKTGGIPNPMKVSFITDPLAAPEGMKGENVHFGSPRLHQIFQSAKKLSKYVRLYEKQPAFQIRQTPLHPWLGVNMKVSFVCDRKKDVFRSFGLNLINGQLVEEFHEQVSQRPLTPKIPDFCFTLSPIIRPASGINRIQTYLENELSQLDESWGQAALKRWDEDLALLEHFYGDSIEKPESYYTEKEALKELYEPRITMEIINGGIFYLS, from the coding sequence ATGCAGCAGCAAGAAATACATCAATTTCTTGAACAGTATTTTTTAGCGAATAAGTGTGAGTTGACAGGGAGCGGAAACGGGTATCTGGAAGTGCAGCTTACCATCGATATGGATAAAGAGCTCATGAACAGGCCCTTTTACTGGCACTACTTAGAAAAGACCGGGGGCATCCCAAATCCAATGAAAGTTTCCTTCATTACAGACCCACTCGCGGCTCCGGAAGGGATGAAGGGAGAAAATGTTCATTTCGGTTCCCCCCGGCTGCATCAGATTTTCCAATCAGCCAAGAAACTTTCCAAATATGTCAGGCTATACGAAAAGCAGCCAGCCTTCCAAATCAGACAGACCCCCCTTCACCCTTGGCTTGGGGTCAATATGAAAGTATCCTTCGTCTGCGATCGAAAAAAAGACGTGTTTCGATCATTTGGTCTTAACCTGATAAATGGACAGCTGGTGGAGGAATTTCATGAACAGGTTTCCCAAAGGCCGTTGACGCCTAAAATCCCTGATTTTTGTTTTACTCTTTCACCTATCATCAGACCCGCAAGTGGAATTAACCGGATCCAGACTTATTTAGAAAATGAATTATCGCAGCTTGATGAGAGCTGGGGCCAGGCGGCCTTGAAGCGATGGGATGAGGATTTAGCCTTGCTTGAGCACTTTTATGGCGATTCAATAGAAAAACCTGAATCCTATTATACGGAAAAGGAAGCATTGAAAGAACTTTATGAACCCCGCATCACGATGGAAATCATTAACGGCGGGATCTTCTATCTTTCATAA
- a CDS encoding rhodanese-like domain-containing protein yields MTIIEVALLLERGITLYILLAVIAGIIAYSLFNFFYQKRVIKTLSEEEFREGYRKAQLIDVREPNEFDEGHVLGARNIPLSQLRTRMKEIRPDQPVYLYCQSGLRSGRAGQMLYRKGYRNLNHLQGGFKKWTGKVKAKK; encoded by the coding sequence ATGACTATAATAGAAGTAGCTTTATTGTTAGAAAGGGGAATAACATTGTACATATTGTTAGCAGTAATAGCAGGGATCATCGCCTACTCTCTTTTTAATTTCTTTTATCAAAAGAGAGTCATTAAGACATTATCCGAAGAAGAGTTCCGTGAAGGCTATCGGAAAGCCCAGCTTATCGATGTACGGGAACCGAACGAATTTGATGAAGGACATGTTTTAGGCGCCAGGAATATTCCATTATCCCAGCTAAGAACACGAATGAAGGAAATCCGTCCCGACCAGCCGGTTTATCTTTACTGCCAAAGCGGTTTAAGAAGCGGAAGGGCTGGACAGATGCTCTACAGAAAAGGCTACCGCAACCTTAACCACCTTCAAGGCGGTTTCAAAAAATGGACTGGCAAAGTGAAAGCGAAAAAATAA
- the comGE gene encoding competence type IV pilus minor pilin ComGE, protein MFNNSESGFSLVESIISFSLIIMLVSSLLPLLQHLSQDLKNMKLKMDAYRILYEQVEMMALNSIYQGTVIENQSEYGVQVDKDLNGDWFACVKYMDASNQNVRTCFNQNE, encoded by the coding sequence TTGTTCAATAACAGCGAAAGTGGATTTTCTTTAGTGGAATCTATCATTTCATTTAGTTTGATCATCATGCTTGTGTCCTCTCTGCTTCCTCTATTGCAGCATCTCTCACAGGATCTTAAAAATATGAAATTAAAGATGGATGCTTACCGGATACTTTATGAGCAGGTAGAGATGATGGCCTTGAATTCCATTTATCAAGGGACTGTGATAGAAAATCAATCCGAATACGGAGTGCAGGTGGATAAAGATCTAAATGGGGACTGGTTTGCCTGTGTGAAGTATATGGATGCATCTAATCAAAATGTAAGGACATGTTTTAATCAGAATGAATGA
- the gcvPA gene encoding aminomethyl-transferring glycine dehydrogenase subunit GcvPA: MKHRYLPMTEQDQKEMLDAIGVENINELFEDIPEKVRFNGEYNIKKAKSETELLKELSELASKNADLRSHASFLGAGVYDHYIPTIVDHVISRSEFYTAYTPYQPEISQGELQAIFEFQSMICELTGMDVANSSMYDGGTSLAEAAMLSAGHTRRKKIVISEAVNPESRAVVKSYAKGQYIDVIEVPHKNGVTDLEALKAEMNDDVAAVIVQYPNFFGQIESLKEIEPIAHDHKSLFVVSSNPLSLGALTPPGALGADIVVGDAQPFGIPSAFGGPHCGYFAVTSKLMRKVPGRLVGQTVDEDGKRGFVLTLQAREQHIRRDKATSNICSNQALNALAASVAMTALGKKGMAEIAMQNIQKAHYAKQAFKENGFEAVFDGPSFNEFVIKLQKPVKELNKTLLNRSKIIGGYDLGRDYPELENHMLVAVTELRTKEEIDTFVKEVRGSHE; the protein is encoded by the coding sequence ATGAAGCACCGTTATTTGCCGATGACTGAGCAAGACCAAAAGGAAATGCTTGACGCCATAGGTGTTGAGAACATCAATGAGCTATTCGAAGATATCCCTGAAAAAGTAAGATTCAATGGGGAATACAACATAAAAAAGGCTAAATCAGAAACGGAACTATTGAAGGAATTATCCGAATTGGCTTCAAAGAATGCAGACTTAAGGAGTCATGCTTCATTCCTTGGGGCTGGGGTTTATGACCATTATATCCCGACAATTGTGGACCATGTCATTTCCCGTTCTGAATTTTATACAGCTTATACTCCATATCAGCCGGAGATCTCCCAAGGAGAGCTTCAGGCGATTTTCGAATTCCAATCCATGATTTGTGAATTGACTGGCATGGATGTAGCCAACTCTTCCATGTATGATGGCGGAACATCCTTGGCGGAAGCAGCCATGCTTAGTGCCGGCCATACTCGCAGGAAAAAGATTGTGATTTCAGAAGCTGTGAACCCTGAATCCAGAGCAGTTGTCAAATCGTATGCTAAGGGACAATACATAGATGTCATCGAAGTCCCTCATAAAAATGGTGTGACGGATTTGGAAGCCTTGAAGGCGGAGATGAATGACGATGTAGCGGCAGTCATTGTCCAATATCCGAACTTCTTCGGACAAATCGAATCCCTGAAAGAAATCGAACCTATTGCTCATGACCATAAATCATTATTTGTCGTGTCGAGCAACCCTCTTTCATTGGGTGCCCTCACTCCCCCTGGCGCTCTTGGGGCAGATATCGTTGTGGGTGATGCACAGCCATTCGGCATCCCATCGGCATTTGGCGGTCCACACTGTGGATATTTTGCAGTTACGTCCAAACTGATGAGAAAAGTACCTGGAAGACTTGTTGGCCAAACAGTCGACGAGGACGGGAAACGCGGATTCGTCCTTACTCTTCAGGCAAGGGAGCAGCATATCAGAAGAGATAAAGCGACTTCTAATATCTGTTCCAACCAAGCGTTGAATGCATTGGCAGCTTCAGTGGCGATGACCGCGCTCGGCAAAAAAGGAATGGCTGAAATCGCCATGCAAAATATTCAAAAGGCTCATTATGCGAAACAGGCATTTAAGGAAAATGGATTTGAGGCCGTTTTTGATGGCCCATCCTTTAATGAGTTCGTCATTAAACTTCAAAAGCCTGTGAAAGAATTGAATAAAACATTGTTGAACCGATCAAAAATCATTGGCGGATACGATTTGGGACGCGACTATCCTGAATTGGAAAATCATATGCTGGTTGCCGTTACAGAGCTTCGCACGAAGGAAGAAATTGATACTTTTGTAAAGGAAGTGAGGGGTTCTCATGAATAA
- the comGG gene encoding competence type IV pilus minor pilin ComGG — protein sequence MNEKGMVFPMVLVLAMAMMISLTIGASITLAERKYSQEIIEYYKVKTATMLAVSYIQEHIEELDSISAQGEMTFSTVRIQIEPEEIGDQLIVHLSAVGAEGRKFPMTFVYNKETKKMMDFDNI from the coding sequence ATGAATGAAAAGGGAATGGTTTTTCCGATGGTCCTCGTTTTGGCCATGGCAATGATGATCAGCCTTACAATCGGAGCATCCATTACCCTGGCAGAAAGGAAATATAGTCAGGAAATCATTGAATACTATAAGGTGAAGACAGCCACTATGCTTGCAGTGAGCTATATTCAGGAACATATAGAAGAATTAGATTCGATTTCAGCACAAGGAGAAATGACTTTCTCAACAGTGAGAATTCAGATAGAACCAGAAGAGATTGGAGACCAGTTGATCGTACATTTGTCTGCAGTTGGTGCAGAAGGCAGGAAATTTCCCATGACGTTCGTTTATAATAAAGAAACAAAAAAGATGATGGATTTTGATAACATCTAG
- the gcvPB gene encoding aminomethyl-transferring glycine dehydrogenase subunit GcvPB produces the protein MNNSHQSLIFEISKPGRVGYSLPEMDIPEVPVADLIPEEYIRKEEPNLPEVSELDIMRHYTALSRRNHGVDSGFYPLGSCTMKYNPKINESVARYSGFAHIHPHQAEETVQGAMELMYDLQEHLIEITGMDEVTLQPAAGAHGEWTGLMMIRAYHEANGDLKRTKVIVPDSAHGTNPASATVAGFETVTVKSNENGLVDLEDLRRVVGEDTAALMLTNPNTLGLFEENILEMAQIVHEAGGKLYYDGANLNAVLSKARPGDMGFDVVHLNLHKTFTGPHGGGGPGSGPVGVKADLIPYLPKPVLRKSDEGFYFDYDRPESIGRVKPYYGNFGINVRAYTYIRSMGPDGLKAVTEYAVLNANYMMRKLAPYYDLPFNRHCKHEFVLSGKRQKKLGVRTLDIAKRLLDFGYHPPTIYFPLNVEECIMIEPTETESKETLDAFIDAMIQIAKEAEETPEVVQEAPHTTVVKRMDETLAARKPVLRYQA, from the coding sequence ATGAATAATAGCCATCAATCACTCATTTTTGAAATATCTAAACCGGGAAGAGTGGGTTACAGCCTGCCTGAAATGGATATTCCGGAAGTTCCGGTTGCAGACTTGATTCCTGAAGAGTATATCCGAAAAGAGGAGCCAAATCTTCCAGAAGTATCAGAACTGGATATCATGCGTCATTACACCGCACTTTCAAGACGGAACCACGGAGTAGATTCCGGGTTTTATCCGTTAGGTTCATGTACGATGAAATATAATCCAAAAATCAATGAAAGTGTTGCAAGATACAGCGGTTTTGCCCATATTCATCCACATCAGGCTGAAGAAACCGTTCAAGGTGCGATGGAACTTATGTACGATCTTCAAGAGCATCTCATTGAAATCACCGGAATGGACGAGGTCACATTACAGCCGGCTGCCGGTGCACATGGTGAATGGACAGGATTGATGATGATCCGTGCTTACCATGAAGCAAACGGGGATTTGAAACGTACGAAAGTGATCGTCCCTGACTCCGCCCATGGAACAAATCCAGCCTCTGCAACTGTAGCGGGCTTTGAAACAGTTACGGTCAAATCCAATGAAAATGGCTTGGTAGATTTGGAAGACTTGAGAAGGGTCGTTGGGGAAGACACAGCAGCATTGATGTTGACAAACCCTAATACACTAGGATTATTTGAGGAGAATATCCTCGAAATGGCACAGATTGTCCATGAAGCAGGCGGGAAGCTTTATTATGACGGCGCTAATCTGAATGCTGTCCTTTCTAAAGCAAGACCTGGAGATATGGGCTTCGATGTGGTGCATTTGAATCTCCATAAAACATTTACCGGACCTCATGGCGGGGGTGGCCCTGGTTCTGGACCAGTCGGTGTTAAAGCAGATCTTATTCCTTACTTGCCTAAGCCAGTCCTAAGAAAATCGGATGAAGGATTCTATTTCGACTACGACCGCCCTGAATCCATCGGCCGAGTGAAGCCATATTATGGAAACTTCGGCATCAACGTTCGCGCCTACACGTATATCCGTTCTATGGGTCCTGATGGGTTAAAGGCTGTGACGGAATATGCCGTCTTGAATGCAAATTATATGATGAGGAAGCTTGCTCCATATTATGATCTTCCTTTTAACCGCCACTGTAAGCATGAGTTCGTACTGAGCGGAAAACGCCAGAAAAAGCTGGGTGTGCGTACACTGGATATTGCTAAACGTCTGCTTGATTTCGGCTATCATCCGCCAACGATCTATTTCCCATTGAACGTCGAGGAGTGCATCATGATTGAGCCTACTGAAACAGAATCAAAAGAAACGCTCGATGCATTCATTGATGCAATGATCCAGATTGCAAAAGAAGCAGAAGAGACTCCGGAAGTGGTGCAGGAAGCGCCGCATACCACTGTTGTCAAACGCATGGACGAAACACTTGCAGCAAGAAAGCCTGTTTTACGCTATCAAGCATAA
- a CDS encoding lipoate--protein ligase family protein translates to MTKEIWRFIDSGNCSPSFNMALDEALLDWHSEGKIPPTIRFYGWDPATLSVGYFQKVEKEINMDAVRENKLGFVRRPTGGRGVLHDQELTYSVIVSEEHPEMPKTVTEAYRVISEGILKGFHELGLEAYFAVPRTEDERSSLKNPRSAVCFDAPSWYELVVEGRKVAGSAQTRQKGVILQHGSILLDLDEDLLFSLFKYPSERVKERMQKAFKSKAVAINEISSRKVDLHMAKEAFKKGFEEGLNIELEPYTLTEDELSYVNQIAKERYESDEWNYKR, encoded by the coding sequence ATGACAAAAGAGATTTGGCGTTTTATCGACTCGGGGAATTGTTCCCCTTCTTTTAATATGGCATTGGATGAAGCTTTGCTGGATTGGCATAGTGAAGGGAAAATCCCTCCTACGATCCGATTTTACGGATGGGATCCGGCCACTTTATCCGTCGGCTATTTTCAAAAAGTAGAAAAAGAAATCAATATGGATGCAGTAAGAGAGAACAAGCTGGGATTCGTTCGTCGCCCGACTGGCGGCAGAGGCGTCCTGCATGATCAAGAGCTGACATATAGTGTCATTGTGTCAGAAGAACATCCTGAAATGCCTAAAACCGTGACGGAAGCCTATCGAGTGATTTCTGAAGGTATTCTAAAAGGATTTCATGAGCTTGGCCTCGAAGCCTATTTTGCGGTGCCGAGGACGGAAGATGAGAGAAGCAGTCTGAAAAACCCACGATCAGCAGTTTGCTTCGATGCCCCAAGCTGGTACGAACTCGTTGTCGAAGGGCGAAAAGTTGCCGGGAGTGCACAGACAAGACAGAAGGGTGTCATCCTTCAGCACGGATCCATCCTGCTCGATCTGGATGAAGACTTGCTTTTCAGCTTGTTCAAGTATCCAAGCGAAAGAGTAAAGGAACGGATGCAAAAAGCCTTTAAGAGCAAAGCCGTTGCCATTAATGAGATCAGTTCGCGCAAAGTGGATCTGCATATGGCAAAAGAAGCATTCAAAAAAGGGTTTGAGGAAGGTTTGAATATAGAGCTTGAACCTTATACACTAACAGAAGATGAACTTTCCTATGTGAATCAGATCGCTAAAGAAAGATATGAAAGCGATGAGTGGAATTACAAGAGATAA
- the gcvT gene encoding glycine cleavage system aminomethyltransferase GcvT translates to MSNLKRTPLFEVYKKYGAKTIDFGGWDLPVQFSSIKEEHEAVRSTAGLFDVSHMGEVEVKGKDSLDYLQKLMTNDISKLKDGGAQYTAMCYENGGTVDDLLVYKMEDNHYLLVINASNIQKDYDWLEKHLEGDVSIRNLSEETAQLALQGPMAETVLQQLANQHSLSDIKFFKFQTNVDLKGIHALVSRTGYTGEDGFEIYCAAEDAVKLWDAILETGKEEGVIPCGLGARDTLRFEANLALYGQELSPDITPIEAGIGFAVRADKEADFNGKSVLKEQKENGAPRKLVGIEMIDRGIPRHGYEVFIGDERIGEVTTGTQSPTLKKNIGLALIKSEFSSLDTEVEVEIRGKRLKAAVVATPFYKRPKK, encoded by the coding sequence ATGTCAAATTTAAAACGAACACCTTTATTTGAAGTGTACAAAAAGTATGGGGCAAAAACGATCGATTTCGGCGGCTGGGATCTTCCGGTGCAGTTTTCCAGTATCAAAGAGGAACACGAAGCAGTAAGGTCAACAGCTGGATTATTTGATGTATCACATATGGGGGAAGTCGAAGTCAAAGGGAAAGACAGCCTCGATTATCTTCAAAAATTGATGACAAATGATATTTCCAAGCTGAAGGATGGGGGAGCACAATATACAGCGATGTGCTACGAAAATGGCGGAACCGTGGATGATCTTCTTGTTTATAAAATGGAAGATAATCATTACCTTCTAGTCATCAATGCATCCAACATTCAAAAGGATTATGACTGGCTTGAAAAACATCTTGAAGGAGATGTTTCCATCCGTAATCTATCTGAAGAAACGGCTCAGCTGGCGCTTCAAGGGCCAATGGCGGAAACTGTGCTTCAACAATTGGCCAATCAGCATTCATTATCTGATATCAAATTTTTTAAATTTCAAACAAATGTAGATTTAAAGGGAATCCATGCACTTGTTTCCAGAACAGGATACACAGGGGAAGATGGATTTGAAATATATTGTGCTGCAGAAGATGCAGTTAAGCTTTGGGATGCTATCCTTGAAACAGGCAAAGAAGAGGGAGTCATTCCATGTGGGCTTGGAGCAAGGGATACACTTCGCTTTGAAGCGAATCTTGCTCTATACGGTCAAGAGTTGTCACCAGATATCACCCCGATCGAAGCAGGAATCGGATTTGCAGTCCGTGCTGATAAAGAAGCCGATTTTAATGGCAAATCTGTTTTAAAGGAACAAAAGGAAAATGGAGCGCCGAGGAAACTCGTCGGAATCGAAATGATTGACCGCGGCATTCCCCGCCATGGCTACGAAGTGTTCATTGGGGATGAAAGAATTGGCGAAGTGACGACAGGGACCCAATCCCCGACGTTGAAAAAAAATATCGGGCTTGCACTCATCAAATCAGAGTTCTCTTCATTGGACACTGAAGTTGAGGTGGAAATCAGGGGGAAACGCCTGAAAGCTGCGGTTGTAGCAACACCATTTTATAAAAGGCCAAAAAAATAA